One segment of Sporanaerobacter acetigenes DSM 13106 DNA contains the following:
- a CDS encoding YitT family protein: protein MSKKIKDYVIITIGMFMVAAGLYFFLMPGNLAIGGANGLAIVLNHVFPFLSIGVFMIIINIVLFIVAFLVIGTSFGVKTIYASLGTSFLVLLFEKIIPIHAPLVEDIILQLSFGIFISAIGMGIVFNRNASTGGTDIIAKILNKFWGIDLGKAVLLSDFAITIGAGFAFGPELGMYSLLGVIVNGLVIDSTIEGINLSKQVSIVSKRSEDIKKYIIKDLERGATLYHAEGAYTGDKKQVLVTVVDRKDFIRLKNYINDVDKNAFITVSNVYEVLGDGFKNIGD, encoded by the coding sequence ATGTCAAAAAAAATAAAAGATTACGTTATTATAACTATTGGAATGTTTATGGTAGCAGCAGGATTATATTTTTTTCTCATGCCAGGAAATTTAGCTATAGGTGGTGCTAATGGATTGGCAATTGTTCTAAATCATGTATTTCCATTTTTATCAATAGGGGTTTTCATGATTATTATAAATATAGTATTATTCATAGTTGCTTTCTTGGTTATTGGGACGAGCTTTGGTGTCAAAACTATTTATGCAAGTTTAGGTACTTCTTTTTTAGTATTATTGTTTGAAAAAATAATACCTATACATGCTCCTTTAGTAGAAGATATTATACTTCAACTTTCTTTTGGAATATTTATATCTGCTATTGGTATGGGAATAGTATTCAATCGAAATGCTTCTACTGGAGGTACGGATATTATAGCAAAAATATTGAATAAGTTTTGGGGAATAGATTTAGGAAAAGCAGTATTGCTTTCCGATTTTGCTATAACTATAGGAGCAGGTTTTGCGTTTGGACCTGAATTGGGAATGTATTCTTTACTTGGAGTTATAGTAAATGGTCTTGTGATAGACTCAACTATTGAAGGAATAAACTTATCTAAACAAGTAAGCATAGTCAGTAAGCGTAGTGAAGATATAAAAAAATATATAATTAAAGATTTGGAAAGAGGAGCAACATTATATCATGCTGAAGGAGCATACACAGGAGATAAAAAACAAGTCCTCGTAACTGTTGTTGACAGAAAAGACTTTATTAGACTGAAAAATTATATAAATGATGTAGATAAAAATGCTTTTATAACTGTAAGCAATGTATATGAAGTACTAGGTGATGGCTTTAAAAATATTGGAGATTAA
- the nifJ gene encoding pyruvate:ferredoxin (flavodoxin) oxidoreductase: MRKTKTMDGNEAAAYISYAFTEVAAIYPITPSSPMAELVDLWSSQGQKNLFGQKVKVVEMQSEAGAAGTLHGSLQGGALTTTYTASQGLLLMIPNMYKIAGELLPGVFHVSARAIATHALSIFGDHQDVMATRQTGFALLSSSSVQEVMDLAGVAHLSAIKGRVPFLHFFDGFRTSHEIQKVEIIEYKELEKLIDYEVVEDFRNRSLNPERPVVRGTAQNPDIYFQGREVSNSYYEKIPEIVEEYMNQINGITGRDYKLFNYYGHPEAERIIVAMGSVCETIEETIDYLMNKGEKVGLVKVHLYRPFSIEHFFEVLPKTVKKIAVLDRTKEPGSIGEPLYLDVKSSFYESEMSPIIVGGRYGLGSKDTIPAHIISVYENLKMDKPKDGFTIGIDDDVSNTSLEVKEFVDTSKEGTIRCKFWGLGSDGTVGANKMAIKIIGDNTSLYAQGYFSYDSKKSGGTTVSHLRFGKNPIKSTYLVYESDFVSCHNKTYIYHYDLLKGLKKGGTFVLNCPWNAEELDQKLPNYIKRYIKENDINFYIIDAEDIAQEIGLGSRINMIMQAAFFKLANVIPVEDAVKYLREFVQKTYGKKGNIVVEMNNQAVDRGIKELTKVDIDKYLNFSEESEVRDERKEEPKFVKDIQRPMAKMEGDNLPVSAFKEMEDGTFPLGTTAYEKRGIAVLIPQWQTDKCIQCNQCSFICPHAVIRPFLLNEEEKRNAPDTFETKSAVGKGLEGLEYRIQISSLDCTGCGNCADICPAPGKALVMVKAEKEIERQNDNWEYAVNNIKYKDNLMNKTILKGSQFAKPLLEFHGACAGCGETAYLKLVTQLYGDRMMIANATGCSSIWGASAPSIPYTVNWEGKGPSWANSLFEDNAEFGLGMYVAVKQIREKLKDLMEEAISENIDADLNLLFKAWIENMEDGEKSKEISRELVDKIENSPQKNHKIIKEVLSKKDFLIKKSQWIVGGDGWAYDIGYGGLDHVLALGEDVNILVFDTEVYSNTGGQASKSTPTAAAAKFAAAGKRTKKKDLGRMAMNYGYVYVAQVSMGANMNQTLKAIVEAESYRGPSLIICYAPCVNHGIKAGMGRTVNEEKKAVDSGYWHLYRYDPRLVPEGKSPFILDSKEPKESFKDFIMGEVRYSQIENTFPQFAERLYEKAELDAKERYEVYKKFDENK; the protein is encoded by the coding sequence ATGAGAAAAACAAAAACTATGGATGGAAATGAAGCAGCAGCTTATATTTCCTATGCTTTTACAGAAGTTGCAGCTATATATCCTATAACACCATCGTCTCCTATGGCGGAATTGGTGGATTTGTGGTCAAGTCAAGGGCAAAAAAATTTGTTTGGACAAAAGGTAAAGGTAGTAGAGATGCAATCAGAAGCTGGAGCAGCAGGAACACTTCATGGTTCTCTTCAAGGAGGAGCATTGACTACTACTTATACTGCATCTCAAGGACTTTTGCTTATGATACCCAATATGTATAAAATTGCAGGGGAACTTTTGCCAGGAGTATTTCATGTGAGTGCAAGAGCTATTGCCACTCATGCCCTTTCTATTTTTGGAGATCATCAAGATGTTATGGCTACAAGACAAACTGGTTTTGCACTTCTCTCGTCAAGTAGTGTTCAAGAAGTTATGGATTTAGCTGGAGTAGCCCATCTAAGTGCTATAAAAGGCAGAGTACCTTTTTTACATTTCTTTGATGGGTTTAGAACAAGTCATGAAATTCAAAAAGTAGAAATCATAGAATATAAGGAACTTGAAAAACTTATAGACTATGAGGTGGTAGAAGATTTTAGAAATAGATCTTTAAATCCAGAAAGGCCTGTTGTTAGAGGGACTGCTCAAAATCCAGATATATATTTTCAAGGCAGAGAAGTTTCAAATTCATATTATGAAAAGATACCAGAAATTGTTGAAGAGTATATGAATCAGATAAATGGGATAACTGGAAGAGACTATAAACTTTTTAACTACTATGGTCATCCTGAAGCTGAAAGAATAATAGTCGCCATGGGCTCTGTATGTGAGACTATAGAGGAAACCATAGACTATTTGATGAATAAAGGTGAGAAAGTAGGATTAGTAAAAGTTCATCTTTATAGACCATTTTCTATAGAACATTTTTTCGAAGTATTGCCTAAAACAGTTAAAAAAATTGCTGTATTAGACAGGACAAAAGAACCTGGTTCTATTGGGGAGCCACTTTATTTAGATGTAAAAAGTTCTTTTTATGAATCTGAAATGAGTCCTATAATTGTAGGAGGAAGATATGGATTGGGGTCAAAAGATACAATTCCTGCACATATCATATCTGTATATGAAAATTTGAAAATGGATAAACCAAAAGATGGATTTACTATAGGAATAGATGATGATGTATCAAATACTTCTCTTGAAGTAAAAGAATTTGTAGATACATCCAAAGAAGGCACTATAAGATGTAAATTCTGGGGACTTGGTTCTGATGGAACTGTAGGAGCAAATAAAATGGCTATAAAAATAATAGGAGATAATACTTCTTTATATGCTCAAGGATATTTTTCATATGATAGCAAGAAATCTGGAGGGACCACTGTATCTCATTTGAGATTTGGGAAAAATCCCATAAAATCTACTTATTTAGTTTATGAATCAGATTTTGTTTCTTGTCACAACAAGACTTATATATATCACTATGATTTATTAAAAGGATTAAAAAAAGGGGGAACCTTTGTTTTAAATTGTCCTTGGAATGCTGAAGAATTAGACCAAAAACTTCCCAATTATATAAAAAGGTATATAAAAGAAAATGATATCAACTTTTATATAATAGATGCAGAAGATATAGCTCAGGAAATTGGATTAGGCTCAAGAATTAATATGATCATGCAAGCTGCCTTTTTTAAATTGGCCAATGTGATTCCAGTAGAAGATGCGGTTAAATATTTAAGAGAATTTGTCCAAAAGACTTATGGGAAAAAAGGAAATATTGTAGTAGAAATGAACAATCAGGCTGTTGATAGAGGAATAAAGGAACTGACTAAAGTTGATATTGACAAATATTTAAATTTTTCAGAAGAAAGTGAAGTAAGAGATGAAAGAAAAGAAGAACCAAAATTTGTGAAAGATATACAAAGACCTATGGCTAAAATGGAAGGGGATAATCTTCCTGTCAGCGCCTTTAAAGAAATGGAAGATGGAACTTTTCCATTGGGTACTACTGCATATGAAAAAAGGGGTATAGCAGTTCTCATACCTCAATGGCAGACTGATAAGTGCATTCAGTGTAATCAATGTAGTTTTATCTGTCCCCACGCAGTGATAAGACCATTTTTATTAAATGAAGAAGAAAAAAGAAATGCCCCTGATACCTTTGAAACTAAAAGTGCAGTAGGGAAAGGATTAGAAGGATTAGAATACAGGATACAGATAAGTTCCCTTGATTGTACGGGTTGTGGGAATTGTGCCGATATATGTCCAGCACCTGGAAAGGCTTTGGTTATGGTGAAGGCAGAAAAAGAAATAGAAAGGCAAAATGATAATTGGGAGTATGCAGTTAATAATATAAAATATAAAGATAATTTAATGAATAAAACAATATTAAAGGGAAGTCAATTTGCAAAACCTCTATTAGAATTTCATGGAGCTTGTGCTGGCTGTGGAGAAACAGCTTATTTAAAACTTGTTACTCAATTGTATGGAGATAGAATGATGATAGCTAATGCTACAGGTTGTTCTTCTATTTGGGGAGCTAGTGCACCATCTATACCTTATACTGTGAATTGGGAGGGAAAAGGACCTAGTTGGGCAAATTCTCTATTTGAAGATAATGCAGAATTTGGTCTTGGAATGTATGTAGCTGTAAAACAGATTAGAGAAAAATTGAAAGATCTAATGGAAGAGGCCATTAGTGAAAATATAGATGCTGATTTAAATCTTCTTTTTAAGGCATGGATAGAAAACATGGAGGATGGAGAAAAATCAAAAGAAATATCTAGGGAACTGGTAGATAAAATAGAAAATTCACCTCAAAAGAATCACAAAATCATAAAGGAAGTTTTAAGCAAAAAGGACTTTCTAATCAAAAAATCTCAATGGATAGTAGGAGGAGATGGTTGGGCTTATGATATAGGTTATGGAGGATTAGATCATGTATTGGCATTAGGTGAAGATGTAAATATATTGGTATTTGATACGGAGGTATATTCAAATACTGGAGGGCAAGCTTCTAAATCGACTCCAACAGCTGCAGCGGCTAAATTTGCAGCAGCAGGTAAGAGGACTAAAAAGAAAGATTTAGGCAGAATGGCAATGAACTATGGATATGTTTATGTTGCTCAAGTATCTATGGGAGCAAATATGAATCAGACCTTGAAGGCTATAGTGGAGGCAGAAAGCTACAGGGGACCGTCCTTGATAATTTGCTATGCACCTTGTGTAAATCATGGTATAAAAGCAGGAATGGGTAGAACTGTAAATGAAGAAAAAAAGGCTGTTGATTCAGGTTATTGGCATCTTTATAGATATGATCCAAGGCTAGTACCAGAAGGAAAAAGCCCATTTATATTAGATTCAAAAGAGCCTAAGGAATCTTTTAAAGATTTCATAATGGGTGAAGTAAGATATTCTCAAATTGAAAATACTTTCCCCCAATTTGCAGAAAGGCTTTATGAAAAAGCAGAATTAGATGCAAAGGAAAGGTATGAAGTTTATAAAAAATTTGATGAGAACAAGTAG
- a CDS encoding CDIF630_02480 family spore surface protein, with product MKKSIRINNFKERNMSIPIENQKTAAYYDIKGLKPQSKVPIPTLEGVLRAKEWVDENEK from the coding sequence GTGAAAAAAAGCATAAGAATAAACAATTTTAAAGAAAGAAATATGTCTATCCCTATAGAAAATCAAAAAACTGCTGCATATTATGACATAAAGGGACTAAAACCTCAATCTAAAGTGCCAATTCCAACCTTAGAAGGAGTTCTAAGGGCTAAAGAGTGGGTAGATGAGAATGAAAAATAG